In the Streptomyces sp. NBC_00193 genome, AGCCCGGTCACCGCGGTCAGCACCAGCAGCAGGAGGGTCAGCGGAGGTGGCGTCGTACGGGAACCCGGGCTCATGGGCCCCGACACTGACAGGTCCGGCCCGCTCGTCCGGCGCCGACATGCCGCAGGGATTAGGGTCCGAAGGGTGAGCGATCTTCTGCTGGTGCGGCACGGCGAGACCGCCTGGAGTGCGACCGGACGGCACACCGGGCGCACGGACATCCCGCTGGCCCCGCGCGGGGTCGAGGAGGCGATCTCGCTCTTCCCGTACTTCCGCGACCGCACGCCCGCCCTGGTCCTGACCAGCCCGCTGCGCAGGGCCGCGGCCACCGCGCAGCTCGCCGGCCTGACCGGCGCGGTCACCGACCCCGACCTGTACGAGTGGGACTACGGCGGCTACGAGGGCATCACCACCGCCGAGATCCTGCGCGAGCGCCCCGACTGGTCCCTGTGGACCGACGGGGTGCCGCCGGGCGACGAGGAACACCCCGGCGAGAACGCCGCCCAGGTCGGCGCCCGCGCGGACCGGGTGCTCGCCAGGGCGGCCGAGGTGCTGCGCGCCGACCGGGGCAACGTCGTCATGGTGGCCCACGCGCACCTGCTGCGGGTGCTGACGGCCCGCTACCTCGGTCTGCCTCCCGAGGAGGGACGCCTCTTCCTGCTCCGTACGGGCACCTTCAGCAGGTTGTCCACGGAGCACGGCCTGCCCGTGGTCGCGGGCTGGAACACCCGCCCCTAGGCCGTCTCTTCCG is a window encoding:
- a CDS encoding histidine phosphatase family protein encodes the protein MSDLLLVRHGETAWSATGRHTGRTDIPLAPRGVEEAISLFPYFRDRTPALVLTSPLRRAAATAQLAGLTGAVTDPDLYEWDYGGYEGITTAEILRERPDWSLWTDGVPPGDEEHPGENAAQVGARADRVLARAAEVLRADRGNVVMVAHAHLLRVLTARYLGLPPEEGRLFLLRTGTFSRLSTEHGLPVVAGWNTRP